A stretch of DNA from Catenulispora acidiphila DSM 44928:
GCCCGAGGCGGCGGGCGCGCCACCGCTGGGGTTGTGTGGACGCGGCGCCGCCGCTTCGGTGCGCCGGTGCCGATCGAGACTGAGCGCGGGGGCGTTCTACTCTGCGCCGATCCTTTGGAGGCGGCTGTGCCGACCGTTACCACTCGCGATGGTGTCGAACTCTTCTACAAGGACTGGGGCGCCGGGCGCCCGGTGGTGTTCATCCACGGCTGGCCGCTGAGCGGCGACGCCTGGCAGGACCAGCTCAAGGCGGTCGCCGACGCCGGTTTCCGCGGCATCGCGCACGACCGCCGCGGCCACGGACGCTCCACCCCGGTGTGGGACGGCTACGACTTCGACACCTTCGCCGACGACCTGAACGACCTCATGACCGGGCTGGACCTGCGTGACGCCACCCTGGTCGCGCACTCCATGGGCGGCGGCGAGCTGGCCCGCTACATCGGCCGGCACGGCACGTCGCGCGTGCGCTCGGCGGTCCTGCTCTCGGCGATCACCCCGCTGATGCTCCAGTCGCCGACCCTGCCCGAAGGCGTCCCGAAGGAGGCCTTCCAGCAGATCCAGGCGGGCATCATCAACGAGCGCTCGCAGTTCTGGCACGACACCGCGGTCGCCTTCTTCTCCGCCAACCGCGAGGGAACCAAGGCCACCCAGGGCAACCAGGACGCCTTCTGGCTCATGGCCATGCAGGAGACCATCGAGGGCGGCGTGCAGTGCGTCGAGGCCTTCACCTACGGCGACTTCACCGACGACCTGAAGAAGTTCGACGTCCCGACCCTGCTGGTCCACGGCGACGACGACCAGATCGTCCCGATCGACGCGACCGCCCGCAAGGGAGTGAAGATCATCTCCGACGCGACCCTGAAGGTCTACGAGGGCGGCTCCCACGGACTCGCGCTCGTGCCGGGGGACAAGGAGAAGTTCAACAAGGACCTGCTGGAGTTCCTCGCCAAGTAGCGGCGAGCGATGAGCGGCTGGCTACGGCTGGCGAGCCCGACGGCGGGAGCCGGTCAGATGATCACTGACCGGCTCCCGTCGTGTTCGGCAAGTGTCCTTAGCTCGCGCTGGCCTCCGCCGCAGCCCGTCCCGCCTTCCGCCCCGAGAACAGGCAGCCGCCGAGGAACGTCCCCTCCAGCGCGTTGTACCCGTGCATCCCGCCCCCGCCGAAGCCGGCGACCTCGCCGGCGGCATACAGGCCGGGGATCGGCGAGCCGTCGGCGGAAAGGACGCGGGAGTCCAGGTCGGTCTGGATGCCGCCGAGGGTCTTGCGGGTCAGGATGTTGAGTTTCACGGCGATGAGCGGTCCGGCCGCCGGGTCCAGGATCCGGTGCGGCGTCGCGGTGCGCCCGAGGCGGTCGCCGATGTAGCGGCGGGAGTTGCGGATGCCCTGGACCTGCGCGTCCTTGCTGTAGGGGTTGGCGATCTGCCGGTCGCGGGCTTCGATCTGCTCGCGCAGCGCGGCGGTGTCCAGCAG
This window harbors:
- a CDS encoding alpha/beta fold hydrolase; its protein translation is MPTVTTRDGVELFYKDWGAGRPVVFIHGWPLSGDAWQDQLKAVADAGFRGIAHDRRGHGRSTPVWDGYDFDTFADDLNDLMTGLDLRDATLVAHSMGGGELARYIGRHGTSRVRSAVLLSAITPLMLQSPTLPEGVPKEAFQQIQAGIINERSQFWHDTAVAFFSANREGTKATQGNQDAFWLMAMQETIEGGVQCVEAFTYGDFTDDLKKFDVPTLLVHGDDDQIVPIDATARKGVKIISDATLKVYEGGSHGLALVPGDKEKFNKDLLEFLAK